The Antennarius striatus isolate MH-2024 chromosome 11, ASM4005453v1, whole genome shotgun sequence genome window below encodes:
- the si:dkey-191g9.5 gene encoding rap1 GTPase-GDP dissociation stimulator 1-B isoform X2: protein MTDIDSLSEALKAITVSTELIEEELKPHLDTVLAALLDKKKDAALEIARSGILPTLAQALRGKSSLSCQVALVVAEMARDAAVREPCIEAGLVKVLVPHLNSSDQEMLLNTGRAIGRICFDNSYQQDQLVQSGVIPRLVSIIRDYPENDPLINVCLLALCNLADLDSARDALAKQGVADVLTFQLKRAPDAERRHVILEILGSLGESDVLKLQFAESGVPEALSKMIWGLQGGSDPHDLCSIKIASNLIVSLLLGDESMQKCFGEGSGVVYQDVLSWLQSSNTQLQLSGALAIANFARNDSNCVKMLDLGVVPHILTLLEQHVDEGDVSVQHAGLSALRNLAIPATNKVRMLEDGVTERIKSLLRSDMPPVQFKLLGTLRMMVDGQERAALVLGRDTVLLARVMEWCEAKDHAGVRGEASRLLAALIRHSRSPEVVGAVAKAAGVQHLISMATSEHVIMQNEALVALAIATAIDIESMKDPFREAELLPMLKKMLEDPVGAVEVKFSALGLICSLANSSEMKEELTSVNIKESLSKLMDHSSSKISSQASSILAILGGDTS from the exons ATGACAGACATTG ACTCCTTGAGCGAGGCCCTGAAGGCCATCACTGTGTCTACAGAGCTGATCGAGGAGGAGCTCAAGCCTCATTTGGACACAGTACTGGCTGCTCTGCTGGACAAGA agaaaGATGCTGCCTTGGAGATAGCTAGGAGTGGGATTCTACCAACGCTGGCCCAGGCCTTAAGAGGGAAGAGTAGCCTGAGCTGCCAGGTGGCACTGGTGGTGGCAGAGATGGCCCGGGACG cTGCGGTCAGGGAGCCCTGTATTGAGGCGGGTCTGGTCAAGGTCCTCGTTCCTCACCTGAACAGCAGCGACCAGGAGATGCTGCTGAACACCGGCAGAGCCATCGGTCGCATCTGCTTCGACAACT CATACCAGCAGGACCAGTTAGTCCAGAGCGGCGTCATCCCCAGACTGGTGTCCATCATTAGGGATTACCCAGAGAACGATCCCCTGATCAACGTCTGCCTGCTGGCCCTCTGCAACTTGGCCGACTTGG ACTCAGCTCGAGATGCCCTGGCGAAGCAGGGCGTAGCAGATGTCCTGACCTTCCAGCTGAAACGGGCGCCTGATGCGGAACGCCGCCATGTCATTCTGGAGATACTGGGCTCGCTGGGCGAGAGCG ATGTTCTGAAGCTGCAGTTTGCAgagtcaggagtcccagaggCTTTGTCTAAGATGATTTGGGGACTGCAGGGGGGCTCTGACCCCCATGACCTCTGCAGCATCAAAATCGCCTCTAACCTCATCGTGTCACTGCTTCTAGGAG ATGAGTCCATGCAGAAGTGTTTTGGCGAGGGGTCAGGCGTGGTCTATCAGGACGTCCTGTCCTGGCTGCAGAGCTCCAACACTCAGCTGCAGCTATCTGGAGCACTGGCCATCGCCAACTTCGCCAGGAATG ACAGTAACTGTGTGAAGATGCTGGACCTCGGCGTGGTTCCTCACATCCTCACCTTGTTGGAGCAGCACGTCGACGAAGGAGACGTGTCTGTTCAACATGCAGGACTGAGCGCGCTCAGAAACCTGGCCATCCCCG CCACCAACAAGGTACGGATGCTGGAGGACGGCGTGACGGAGAGGATTAAAAGCCTGCTGCGCTCCGACATGCCGCCGGTTCAGTTCAAACTGCTGGGCACGCTCCGCATGATGGTGGACGGACAAG AGAGGGCGGCCTTGGTGCTGGGGAGGGACACCGTGCTGCTGGCCCGCGTCATGGAGTGGTGCGAAGCCAAAGACCACGCAGGAGTCAGGGGGGAGGCCAGTCGCTTACTGGCTGCTCTCATCAGACACAGCCGCAGCCCC GAAGTCGTCGGTGCTGTAGCCAAAGCAGCTGGTGTCCAGCATCttatctccatggcaacaagtGAGCACGTCATCATGCAGAACGAAGCCCTGGTTGCTCTGGCAATAGCAACAGCAATTGACATCG AGTCCATGAAGGACCCGTTTAGAGAGGCCGAGCTGCTGCCCATGCTGAAGAAGATGCTGGAGGATCCGGTGGGGGCGGTCGAGGTCAAGTTCAGCGCTTTAGGTCTCATCTGCAGTCTGGCAAACTCCA GTGAGATGAAGGAAGAGCTGACGTCTGTGAATATAAAGGAAAGCCTCAGTAAACTGATGGATCACAGCAGCAGTAAGATCTCCTCTCAGGCCAGCTCCATTCTGGCCATTCTGGGAGGAGACACTAGCTAA
- the si:dkey-191g9.5 gene encoding rap1 GTPase-GDP dissociation stimulator 1-B isoform X1 has product MTDIDSLSEALKAITVSTELIEEELKPHLDTVLAALLDKKKDAALEIARSGILPTLAQALRGKSSLSCQVALVVAEMARDGRVLSVYLAFYASVHPYICLSAAAVREPCIEAGLVKVLVPHLNSSDQEMLLNTGRAIGRICFDNSYQQDQLVQSGVIPRLVSIIRDYPENDPLINVCLLALCNLADLDSARDALAKQGVADVLTFQLKRAPDAERRHVILEILGSLGESDVLKLQFAESGVPEALSKMIWGLQGGSDPHDLCSIKIASNLIVSLLLGDESMQKCFGEGSGVVYQDVLSWLQSSNTQLQLSGALAIANFARNDSNCVKMLDLGVVPHILTLLEQHVDEGDVSVQHAGLSALRNLAIPATNKVRMLEDGVTERIKSLLRSDMPPVQFKLLGTLRMMVDGQERAALVLGRDTVLLARVMEWCEAKDHAGVRGEASRLLAALIRHSRSPEVVGAVAKAAGVQHLISMATSEHVIMQNEALVALAIATAIDIESMKDPFREAELLPMLKKMLEDPVGAVEVKFSALGLICSLANSSEMKEELTSVNIKESLSKLMDHSSSKISSQASSILAILGGDTS; this is encoded by the exons ATGACAGACATTG ACTCCTTGAGCGAGGCCCTGAAGGCCATCACTGTGTCTACAGAGCTGATCGAGGAGGAGCTCAAGCCTCATTTGGACACAGTACTGGCTGCTCTGCTGGACAAGA agaaaGATGCTGCCTTGGAGATAGCTAGGAGTGGGATTCTACCAACGCTGGCCCAGGCCTTAAGAGGGAAGAGTAGCCTGAGCTGCCAGGTGGCACTGGTGGTGGCAGAGATGGCCCGGGACGGTAGGGTTCTATCTGTTTATCTGGCTTTCTATGCATCCGTCCATCCatatatctgtctatctgcagcTGCGGTCAGGGAGCCCTGTATTGAGGCGGGTCTGGTCAAGGTCCTCGTTCCTCACCTGAACAGCAGCGACCAGGAGATGCTGCTGAACACCGGCAGAGCCATCGGTCGCATCTGCTTCGACAACT CATACCAGCAGGACCAGTTAGTCCAGAGCGGCGTCATCCCCAGACTGGTGTCCATCATTAGGGATTACCCAGAGAACGATCCCCTGATCAACGTCTGCCTGCTGGCCCTCTGCAACTTGGCCGACTTGG ACTCAGCTCGAGATGCCCTGGCGAAGCAGGGCGTAGCAGATGTCCTGACCTTCCAGCTGAAACGGGCGCCTGATGCGGAACGCCGCCATGTCATTCTGGAGATACTGGGCTCGCTGGGCGAGAGCG ATGTTCTGAAGCTGCAGTTTGCAgagtcaggagtcccagaggCTTTGTCTAAGATGATTTGGGGACTGCAGGGGGGCTCTGACCCCCATGACCTCTGCAGCATCAAAATCGCCTCTAACCTCATCGTGTCACTGCTTCTAGGAG ATGAGTCCATGCAGAAGTGTTTTGGCGAGGGGTCAGGCGTGGTCTATCAGGACGTCCTGTCCTGGCTGCAGAGCTCCAACACTCAGCTGCAGCTATCTGGAGCACTGGCCATCGCCAACTTCGCCAGGAATG ACAGTAACTGTGTGAAGATGCTGGACCTCGGCGTGGTTCCTCACATCCTCACCTTGTTGGAGCAGCACGTCGACGAAGGAGACGTGTCTGTTCAACATGCAGGACTGAGCGCGCTCAGAAACCTGGCCATCCCCG CCACCAACAAGGTACGGATGCTGGAGGACGGCGTGACGGAGAGGATTAAAAGCCTGCTGCGCTCCGACATGCCGCCGGTTCAGTTCAAACTGCTGGGCACGCTCCGCATGATGGTGGACGGACAAG AGAGGGCGGCCTTGGTGCTGGGGAGGGACACCGTGCTGCTGGCCCGCGTCATGGAGTGGTGCGAAGCCAAAGACCACGCAGGAGTCAGGGGGGAGGCCAGTCGCTTACTGGCTGCTCTCATCAGACACAGCCGCAGCCCC GAAGTCGTCGGTGCTGTAGCCAAAGCAGCTGGTGTCCAGCATCttatctccatggcaacaagtGAGCACGTCATCATGCAGAACGAAGCCCTGGTTGCTCTGGCAATAGCAACAGCAATTGACATCG AGTCCATGAAGGACCCGTTTAGAGAGGCCGAGCTGCTGCCCATGCTGAAGAAGATGCTGGAGGATCCGGTGGGGGCGGTCGAGGTCAAGTTCAGCGCTTTAGGTCTCATCTGCAGTCTGGCAAACTCCA GTGAGATGAAGGAAGAGCTGACGTCTGTGAATATAAAGGAAAGCCTCAGTAAACTGATGGATCACAGCAGCAGTAAGATCTCCTCTCAGGCCAGCTCCATTCTGGCCATTCTGGGAGGAGACACTAGCTAA
- the galm gene encoding galactose mutarotase gives MTEVNHQPWGEVPNQGSVDLWVLQSSQVRVEVLTLGAIIRSVTCRGKDGQTTDVVQGFDDVEGYLSDTRYLGATVGRVANRIAKGRFVVEGKEYKLDVNNGPNALHGGLRGFNKFIWIARAVEGGVELSLTSPDGDQGYPGEVRASATYTLQGETLTAEYRARSNRTTPINLTNHSYFNLAGQDAEDIYDHQVSINAQSYLPVDDTSIPTGEIREVGGTPFDLRTPVLIGPRLKEVPAPGFDHNFCLSSPGDVWKERHAARVCHPASGRVLEISTSQPGVQFYTANYLDGSMTGKGGARYRKHSSFCLETENWPDAVNQPSFPDSLLRPGEEYRHVTRFTFTSV, from the exons ATGACTGAGGTGAACCATCAGCCGTGGGGAGAGGTGCCCAACCAGGGCAGCGTGGACCTGTGGGTCCTGCAGTCCTCCCAGGTGCGGGTGGAGGTTCTCACCCTGGGGGCCATCATCAGGTCCGTGACCTGCAGAGGGAAGGATGGTCAGACAACAGATGTGGTCCAAGGCTTCGATGATGTGGAAG GTTATCTGTCTGACACACGCTACCTGGGAGCGACGGTGGGACGCGTGGCCAACAGGATCGCAAAGGGACGCTTCGTCGTAGAGGGAAAAGAGTACAAACTAGATGTCAATAACGGACCTAATGCCCTGCATGGGGGCCTCCGGGGCTTCAATAAG TTCATCTGGATTGCTCGAGCAGTGGAAGGAGGTGTAGAGTTGAGTCTCACAAGTCCAGATGGAGACCAGGGTTATCCTGGAGAGGTTCGTGCCTCTGCCACCTACACActacag GGGGAAACACTCACTGCTGAGTACCGGGCCCGGTCCAACAGAACTACCCCCATCAACCTCACCAACCACTCCTACTTCAACCTGGCTGGACAG gatgcAGAGGACATCTATGACCATCAGGTGTCCATTAATGCTCAGTCCTACCTTCCTGTAGACGACACATCCATTCCTACAG GAGAGATCAGAGAAGTGGGAGGAACGCCCTTTGACCTTAGGACGCCCGTTCTGATTGGCCCCCGGCTGAAGGAAGTTCCAGCTCCAGGCTTTGACCACAACTTCTGCCTGTCATCACCTGGAGATGTATGGAAGGAGAGGCACGCCGCCAg GGTGTGTCATCCAGCCAGTGGGCGTGTCCTGGAGATCTCTACCAGCCAACCAGGGGTCCAGTTTTACACGGCCAACTACCTGGATGGCTCCATGACAGGAAAGGGCGGAGCTAGATACAGGAAGCACAGCTCCTTCTGTCTGGAGACAGAGAACTGGCCTGATGCTGTCAACCAG cctTCCTTTCCTGACTCTCTTCTCCGTCCCGGTGAGGAATACCGACATGTGACCCGATTCACCTTCACCAGCGTCTGA
- the LOC137603814 gene encoding heterogeneous nuclear ribonucleoprotein L-like, which yields MSMGEGAAQREEEEYGRAAKRLKTEERVTEAEEREEGEEELEEGEDSDSGSLPGNGESAADNRARWSGSPYGGGRKDNGEDSHRISPSPVVHVRGLCEAVVEADLIDALEKFGPICYVMMMPFKRQALVEFSAVESADRCVTCGAKEPVYIAGQQAYFNYSTSKRITRPTNADNPNSGNKVLLLSIQNPLYPITTDVLYTVCNPIGSVLRIVIFKRNGIQAMVEFESIQCAQKAKAALNGADIYAGCCTLKIEYARPTRLNVIKNDNESWDYTKPYLVRRDRGKGRQRQAILGEHPSSYSDNSYGPPCPLLPLPGNSRYKLTSVDIPDMVSYPLPQSSSSYSGHAPSSVAMVSGLHPSKMNCTRIFNLFCLYGNIEKVKFMKSVPGTALVEMGDEYAVDRAITHLNSIKVFGKRLNVCVSKQHAVIPSQVFELEDGSSSYKDFAMTRNNRFSSAGQASKNIIQPPSAVLHYYNVPPCISQDHLLRLCTEHDVPGFVKFKMFDAKPSSKTISGLLEFDSKTEAIEVLTVLNHYQIRIPNGSNPYTLKLCFSTSSHL from the exons ATGTCGATGGGAGAAGGAGCCGCGCagcgggaggaagaggaatacGGAAGGGCGGCAAAGCGGCTGAAAACGGAGGAGAGGGTGACGGAGgcggaggagagggaggaaggagaggaggaactggaggagggggaggactCGGACTCCGGTTCGCTGCCGGGCAACGGGGAGTCCGCGGCGGACAACCGGGCCCGGTGGAGCGGGAGCCCCTACGGAGGAGGACGGAAG GATAACGGCGAGGACTCCCATCGCATCTCCCCCAGCCCCGTCGTGCACGTCAGGGGTCTGTGTGAGGCCGTGGTGGAGGCAGACCTGATAGACGCTCTGGAGAAGTTTGGACCCATATG ctACGTGATGATGATGCCGTTCAAGCGTCAGGCCCTGGTGGAGTTCTCTGCAGTGGAGAGCGCCGACCGCTGCGTGACCTGCGGCGCCAAGGAGCCGGTTTACATCGCAG GCCAGCAGGCATACTTCAATTATTCCACATCCAAGAGAATCACCAGGCCGACCAACGCTGACAACCCTAACAGCGGCAACAAGGTCCTCCTGCTGTCCATACAGAACCCCCTCTACCCCATAACTACG GATGTTCTATACACGGTGTGTAACCCCATCGGCAGCGTCCTGCGGATCGTCATCTTCAAACGAAATGGAATCCAGGCCATGGTGGA GTTCGAGTCCATTCAGTGTGCACAGAAGGCCAAAGCTGCTCTGAACGGAGCTGACATCTACGCCGGCTGCTGCACGCTTAAGATCGAATATGCGCGG CCAACCCGTCTGAACGTGATTAAGAACGATAACGAGAGCTGGGACTACACGAAACCCTACCTGGTCCGACGAG accGTGGAAAAGGCAGGCAGAGACAAGCTATCTTAGGGGAACACCCTTCATCCTACAGCGACAACAGCTACG GCCCGCCCTGCCCCCTGCTGCCCCTGCCGGGTAACAGCAGGTACAAACTCACCTCGGTGGACATTCCAGACATGGTGTCCTACCCTCTGCCCCAGTCGTCATCGTCCTACTCTGGCCACGCCCCCagctctgttgccatggtgagcGGTCTCCATCCATCCAAGATGAACTGCACCCGCATCTTCAACCTCTTCTGCCTCTACGGAAACATAGAgaag gtgaaGTTCATGAAGAGCGTTCCTGGGACGGCGCTGGTGGAGATGGGAGATGAGTACGCAGTGGACAGAGCCATCACACACCTGAACAGCATCAAGGTGTTTGGGAAGAGACTCAACGTCTG CGTGTCCAAGCAGCACGCAGTCATCCCCAGTCAGGTGTTTGAGCTGGAGGACGGCAGCAGCAGCTATAAGGACTTCGCCATGACGAGGAACAATCGCTTCAGCAGCGCCGGACAGGCGTCCAAAAACATCATCCAGCCCCCGTCTGCGGTGCTGCACTACTACAACGTCCCCCCGTGCATATCCCAGGACCACCTGCTGAGG CTGTGTACGGAGCATGACGTGCCCGGCTTTGTCAAATTCAAGATGTTTGATGCCAAAC ccTCCTCTAAAACCATCTCCGGCTTGTTAGAGTTTGACAGCAAGACAGAAGCGATCGAGGTTCTTACTGTCCTCAACCACTACCAGATCAGGATCCCCA aTGGGTCCAACCCATACACCCTGAAGCTGTGTTTCTCCACATCATCtcatctataa